A region of Clostridium acetobutylicum ATCC 824 DNA encodes the following proteins:
- a CDS encoding metallophosphoesterase, whose protein sequence is MIISVMSDTHLSKHYIKKACSNLTNVDVLIHLGDNVQDIDEIKKYYNGELIYIRGNCDDEKIPSEKTFLLGGKKFFITHGDRYGVKYSMMKLEYRAKELEADIVLFGHTHISQIDFNDGIWYINPGSVSYPRNASNSTAYIEIVDGEIHPKINNL, encoded by the coding sequence ATGATTATATCAGTTATGAGTGATACACATCTTTCAAAACACTATATAAAGAAAGCATGTAGTAATTTAACAAATGTTGATGTTCTCATACATTTAGGGGATAATGTTCAAGATATAGATGAGATTAAAAAATACTATAATGGGGAATTAATATATATTAGAGGAAATTGTGATGATGAGAAAATACCTTCTGAAAAAACTTTTTTATTGGGAGGAAAGAAGTTTTTTATAACACATGGAGATAGATATGGAGTTAAGTATAGTATGATGAAATTAGAGTATAGAGCAAAAGAATTAGAGGCAGACATAGTCTTATTTGGTCATACACACATTTCTCAAATCGATTTTAATGATGGAATATGGTATATAAATCCGGGAAGTGTATCATACCCAAGAAATGCTAGTAATAGCACGGCTTACATAGAAATAGTTGATGGTGAAATACACCCTAAAATAAATAATTTATAA
- a CDS encoding PspC domain-containing protein: MDRKLYLSSRNKKICGVCGGIGEYLNIDPTIIRLLWIVLLFVFGTGILAYIVCAIVMPNDPNY, from the coding sequence ATGGACAGAAAACTCTACTTGTCTAGTAGAAATAAGAAAATTTGTGGTGTATGCGGAGGTATAGGAGAGTATTTAAATATAGACCCTACTATAATTAGACTTCTATGGATAGTACTTTTATTTGTATTTGGCACGGGTATATTAGCATATATAGTATGTGCAATTGTTATGCCAAATGATCCTAATTATTAA
- a CDS encoding pyruvate carboxylase, whose amino-acid sequence MVKKFKRVLVANRGEIAIRIFRACHELGIRTVAIYSEEDKLALFRTKADESYLIGQNKGPVDAYLNIDEIINLALKKGVDAIHPGYGFLSENSEFSRRCTEAGIEFIGPTGDMMDKLGDKINSKLAAKAAGVKTIPGVEKPIETEQQAIEFARTCGYPVMVKAAAGGGGRGMRIVEKEEDLIAACRSAKSEAKKAFGIEDIFIEKYLEGPKHIEVQVLGDKYGNIVHLYERDCSVQRRHQKVIELTPAVSMSEEKRLEICEDALKIARSIGYRSAGTLEFLLDKHGNHYFIEMNPRVQVEHTITEMVTGIDIVQSQILIAEGYKLNSPEVGINSQEDIHVNGYAIQCRITTEDPSNSFAPDTGKIDVYRTGSGFGIRLDGGNGFTGAVISPYYDSLLVKSTSWSRTFEDAIRKAIRAIKETYISGVKTNIDFLINVLNHETFRKGLCDTNFIANNPELFEITPRIDTELRVLKFIGEKVVNETHGHKIEVDVPSVPKYEIKEPLRGTKQILDEKGPKGLVEWIKDQDKLLLTDTTMRDAHQSLMATRLRTVDMVKIAKAESVLAKDLFSMEMWGGATFDTAYRFLKESPWERLERLRKRVPNVLFQMLLRGANAVGYKNYPDNVIREFIKQSSKSGIDVFRIFDSLNWVKGMEVAIDEVLNQGKVAEACMCYTGDILDTNRDKYTLNYYVNLAKEIEKSGAHILGIKDMSALLKPYAALKLIRALKNEISIPIHLHTHDTTGNGVATVLMAAHAGVDIADTAFNSMSGLTSQPALNSVVAALKNTDRDTKMDIGDLQKISDYWSTVRPVYSKFESGLKAVSAEIYKYEIPGGQYSNLKPQVESFGLGHRFEQVKEMYREVNIMLGDIVKVTPSSKMVGDLAIFMVQNELTSENILEKAKDMPFPDSVVSYFKGMMGQPKGGFPKELQKIVLKDEEAITCRPGELLPDEDFDKIRVRLKKENKIEPTDKDVISYALYPDVFEEYLKYKNEYGDLSRMGSDVFFHGLAEGEISELEIAEGKTLVVQLLHIGKLDKQGNRTLVFEVNGNRREIKIKDKVSSTKSEIVEEIVIADSSNKKEIGASIPGNVVKVFVKPGDKVKKGDSLMVIEAMKMETNVSVSEDGTVGGIFVKEGDQVQSGQLLVKLD is encoded by the coding sequence GTGGTTAAAAAGTTTAAAAGAGTATTAGTGGCAAATAGAGGAGAAATAGCAATAAGAATTTTTAGAGCTTGTCACGAACTAGGTATAAGAACTGTGGCTATATACTCAGAAGAAGACAAACTTGCTCTGTTTAGAACTAAGGCAGATGAATCTTATCTTATAGGACAAAACAAAGGTCCAGTAGATGCATACTTAAATATTGATGAAATAATTAATTTAGCGTTAAAAAAAGGGGTAGACGCTATACATCCTGGATATGGATTTTTATCAGAAAACTCAGAGTTCTCTAGAAGATGTACTGAGGCTGGAATAGAATTTATAGGTCCAACTGGGGATATGATGGATAAGCTTGGTGATAAAATTAACTCAAAGCTAGCAGCTAAAGCAGCAGGTGTAAAGACGATACCTGGAGTTGAAAAACCAATAGAGACAGAACAGCAGGCTATTGAATTCGCAAGAACATGCGGATATCCTGTTATGGTTAAAGCAGCAGCAGGCGGCGGCGGAAGAGGTATGAGAATAGTTGAAAAAGAAGAAGATTTAATTGCTGCTTGTAGAAGTGCAAAAAGTGAAGCCAAAAAGGCTTTTGGAATAGAAGACATATTTATAGAAAAGTATCTTGAAGGACCAAAACATATTGAAGTTCAGGTGCTTGGAGATAAGTATGGTAATATTGTTCATTTATATGAAAGAGATTGCTCTGTTCAAAGGAGACATCAGAAGGTAATAGAACTAACTCCAGCGGTTTCAATGTCTGAAGAAAAGAGACTTGAAATTTGTGAAGATGCACTTAAAATCGCACGATCAATAGGTTATAGAAGTGCGGGAACATTAGAGTTCTTACTAGATAAACATGGAAATCATTACTTTATAGAAATGAATCCTAGAGTACAGGTAGAACACACAATAACTGAAATGGTTACTGGAATAGATATAGTACAAAGTCAAATTTTAATAGCAGAAGGTTATAAACTTAACTCACCTGAAGTCGGAATAAATAGTCAAGAAGATATACACGTAAATGGCTATGCTATACAGTGTAGAATAACAACAGAAGATCCGTCTAATAGTTTTGCTCCAGACACTGGAAAAATAGATGTCTATAGAACTGGTTCCGGTTTTGGTATAAGACTTGATGGTGGAAATGGATTTACTGGTGCGGTAATAAGCCCTTATTATGATAGTTTACTTGTTAAATCTACTTCTTGGTCTAGGACTTTTGAGGATGCAATAAGAAAAGCTATACGTGCTATAAAAGAAACCTACATATCAGGGGTTAAAACAAACATAGATTTTCTTATAAATGTATTGAATCATGAAACATTTAGAAAAGGTTTATGTGATACAAACTTTATAGCTAATAATCCAGAACTTTTTGAAATTACGCCTAGAATAGATACTGAATTAAGAGTTCTTAAGTTTATAGGAGAAAAAGTTGTAAATGAAACTCATGGACATAAAATTGAAGTTGATGTTCCATCTGTTCCTAAATACGAGATAAAGGAACCATTAAGAGGAACAAAGCAGATACTTGATGAAAAAGGTCCCAAAGGTCTTGTTGAATGGATAAAGGATCAAGATAAACTTCTACTTACTGATACAACTATGAGAGATGCCCATCAATCATTAATGGCAACTAGGCTTAGAACCGTTGATATGGTAAAAATAGCAAAGGCAGAATCTGTCCTTGCAAAGGATTTATTTTCAATGGAAATGTGGGGAGGAGCAACATTTGATACCGCTTATAGATTTTTAAAGGAATCTCCATGGGAAAGATTAGAGAGACTTAGAAAAAGAGTTCCTAACGTATTGTTCCAGATGCTTTTAAGAGGAGCTAATGCAGTAGGATATAAAAACTATCCTGATAATGTTATAAGAGAGTTTATAAAACAATCTAGCAAATCAGGAATAGATGTATTTAGAATATTTGATTCATTGAATTGGGTAAAGGGAATGGAAGTTGCCATAGATGAAGTATTAAATCAAGGTAAAGTAGCAGAAGCTTGTATGTGTTATACAGGTGATATACTTGATACAAATAGAGATAAATACACTTTAAATTATTATGTTAATTTAGCTAAGGAAATAGAGAAATCAGGAGCACACATCTTAGGAATAAAGGATATGTCAGCGCTTCTTAAGCCATATGCTGCCCTTAAACTTATAAGAGCACTTAAAAACGAAATATCTATTCCTATACATCTTCATACGCATGATACAACAGGAAATGGTGTTGCTACGGTGTTAATGGCGGCTCATGCAGGTGTTGATATAGCAGATACTGCTTTCAATAGTATGTCAGGACTTACAAGTCAACCAGCTCTTAATTCAGTAGTAGCAGCTCTTAAAAACACTGACAGAGACACTAAGATGGATATAGGAGATTTACAGAAGATATCTGACTATTGGAGTACAGTAAGACCTGTATATAGTAAATTTGAGTCTGGATTAAAAGCGGTTTCGGCTGAAATATATAAGTACGAGATACCAGGAGGACAATATTCAAATTTAAAACCTCAAGTTGAAAGCTTTGGTTTAGGCCATAGATTTGAGCAAGTAAAAGAGATGTATAGAGAAGTAAATATAATGTTAGGCGATATAGTAAAGGTTACTCCATCTTCAAAAATGGTGGGAGATTTAGCTATATTTATGGTTCAAAATGAGTTGACGTCAGAGAATATTCTTGAAAAAGCTAAAGATATGCCTTTCCCAGACTCTGTAGTATCATATTTTAAGGGTATGATGGGGCAGCCTAAGGGTGGATTTCCAAAAGAACTTCAAAAAATTGTTCTTAAGGATGAAGAAGCTATTACCTGCAGACCTGGAGAGCTTTTACCAGATGAAGATTTTGATAAGATAAGAGTTCGTCTTAAAAAAGAAAATAAAATTGAACCGACAGATAAAGATGTAATAAGTTATGCATTGTACCCTGATGTTTTTGAAGAATACTTAAAATATAAAAATGAGTATGGTGATTTAAGTAGAATGGGTAGTGATGTATTTTTCCATGGATTAGCTGAAGGTGAAATATCTGAACTTGAGATAGCAGAGGGAAAAACTTTAGTAGTGCAGCTTTTGCACATAGGTAAATTAGATAAACAAGGAAATAGAACTCTTGTATTTGAGGTTAATGGTAATAGACGAGAGATTAAAATCAAAGATAAGGTTAGCAGTACTAAGTCTGAAATAGTTGAAGAGATAGTTATAGCAGATAGCTCCAATAAAAAGGAGATAGGAGCAAGTATACCAGGAAATGTAGTTAAGGTATTTGTTAAACCTGGAGATAAAGTAAAAAAAGGTGACAGCCTTATGGTAATAGAGGCAATGAAAATGGAGACAAATGTATCAGTAAGTGAAGATGGAACTGTAGGAGGTATATTTGTTAAAGAGGGGGACCAAGTACAATCAGGACAATTATTAGTTAAATTAGATTAG
- a CDS encoding glutamine synthetase III yields the protein MERIDKMFGENVFNDAVMKERLTKPTYKALKKTIDKGESLDVTVADEIAKVMKEWAIEKGATHFTHWFQPLTGLTAEKHDAFIDPEGSGKVILKFSGKELIKGEPDASSFPSGGLRATCAARGYTIWDCTSPAFIKDGTLCIPTVFCSYTGEILDTKGPLLRSVDALSRQAIRVLRCLGNTTSQKVFPNVGPEQEYFIVDKKSYDEREDLIFTGRTLFGAPSPKGQELDDHYFGVLKERVSAFMKDVDKELWALGITAKTKHNEVAPAQHEIATIYTSGNLATDNNQLVMEILKKIALKHGLVCLLHEKPFAGINGSGKHNNWSMGTDDGLNLLEPTDMPHDNKQFLLFFTATIKAVDKYADLLRFSASNAGNDHRLGANEAPPAIISVFVGDQLEDILEQLEKGKATSTKGNSKLDLAISTVPAVEKDATDRNRTSPFAFTGNKFEFRMPPSSKSVAEPNTVLNVIVAEVLSEIADRLEKASNVDAEIEAILTETVKDHKKVVFNGNGYSDEWVKEAEKRGLPNIKTTVEATKALIADKNVAIFEKFGVLTKKELESRYEVALENYSKAINIEALTMIDMASKKIIPAVIKYTAELANSLNAIKAAVPTADVSTESDLINKISSLTGKLNFDLKELKASTEKASAITDAYDQAYAYKFDVFEKMSALREAADALEVLVDKKAWPFPTYSDLLFNV from the coding sequence ATGGAAAGAATAGACAAGATGTTTGGTGAAAATGTATTTAATGATGCTGTTATGAAAGAACGTCTTACTAAGCCAACTTATAAAGCTTTAAAAAAGACTATAGATAAAGGTGAGTCACTTGATGTTACTGTTGCTGATGAGATAGCAAAAGTAATGAAGGAGTGGGCAATAGAAAAAGGAGCTACACACTTTACTCATTGGTTTCAACCGTTAACTGGTTTAACTGCAGAAAAACACGATGCATTTATAGATCCAGAAGGTTCAGGAAAAGTAATCCTTAAGTTTTCTGGTAAAGAGTTAATCAAAGGAGAGCCTGATGCATCTTCATTCCCTTCAGGAGGACTTAGAGCTACTTGTGCAGCTAGAGGATATACTATATGGGACTGTACTTCACCAGCCTTCATAAAGGATGGAACTCTTTGTATTCCAACAGTATTTTGTTCATATACAGGAGAAATACTAGATACAAAAGGACCTCTTCTTCGTTCTGTTGATGCTTTATCAAGACAAGCAATACGTGTTTTAAGATGTCTTGGTAATACTACTTCCCAAAAAGTTTTCCCTAATGTAGGACCTGAACAAGAATATTTTATAGTTGATAAAAAATCTTATGACGAAAGAGAAGACCTTATATTTACTGGAAGAACATTATTTGGAGCACCATCTCCAAAGGGTCAAGAACTAGATGATCATTATTTTGGTGTTCTTAAAGAAAGAGTTTCAGCGTTTATGAAAGATGTTGATAAAGAATTATGGGCTCTTGGAATAACGGCTAAAACAAAGCATAATGAGGTTGCACCAGCACAACACGAGATTGCCACTATATATACAAGTGGAAATTTAGCAACAGATAATAATCAGCTTGTAATGGAAATCTTGAAGAAAATTGCTTTAAAACATGGACTTGTATGTTTACTTCATGAAAAGCCATTTGCAGGAATAAATGGTTCAGGAAAGCATAACAACTGGTCAATGGGTACAGATGACGGACTTAATCTTCTTGAGCCAACTGATATGCCTCATGATAATAAACAATTCTTATTGTTCTTTACAGCAACTATAAAGGCTGTTGATAAATATGCTGATTTACTTAGATTTTCTGCTTCTAATGCAGGAAACGATCATCGTTTAGGTGCAAACGAAGCACCACCAGCTATAATATCAGTATTTGTTGGAGATCAGCTTGAGGATATCCTTGAACAGTTAGAGAAAGGAAAAGCTACAAGTACTAAAGGAAATTCAAAATTAGATTTAGCTATTTCTACAGTACCTGCTGTAGAGAAGGATGCAACTGATAGAAACAGAACATCACCATTTGCATTTACAGGAAATAAATTTGAATTTAGAATGCCTCCTTCTTCAAAATCTGTAGCAGAACCTAATACTGTATTAAACGTAATAGTAGCAGAGGTTTTATCTGAAATAGCAGATAGACTGGAAAAAGCTAGTAATGTAGATGCAGAGATTGAAGCAATTTTAACAGAAACAGTTAAAGATCATAAAAAGGTTGTATTCAATGGAAATGGATATTCAGATGAGTGGGTTAAAGAGGCTGAAAAAAGAGGACTTCCAAATATAAAAACAACTGTAGAAGCAACAAAAGCATTAATAGCAGACAAAAACGTTGCTATATTTGAGAAATTTGGAGTTTTAACTAAGAAGGAATTAGAATCACGTTATGAAGTTGCTCTTGAAAATTATTCAAAAGCAATAAATATAGAAGCTTTAACAATGATAGATATGGCTTCAAAAAAGATTATTCCAGCAGTTATAAAATATACAGCTGAATTAGCAAATTCTCTAAATGCTATAAAAGCAGCGGTTCCAACTGCAGATGTTTCTACTGAAAGTGATCTTATTAATAAAATTTCATCGCTTACAGGAAAGCTTAATTTTGATCTTAAAGAACTAAAAGCATCAACAGAAAAAGCTTCAGCTATTACTGATGCTTATGATCAAGCATATGCTTATAAATTTGATGTTTTTGAAAAAATGTCAGCTTTAAGAGAAGCCGCAGATGCTCTTGAAGTATTAGTTGATAAGAAGGCATGGCCTTTCCCAACTTACTCAGATTTATTATTTAATGTATAG
- a CDS encoding C40 family peptidase: MKNTKKIISLLFFLVAFVIITPSISSKADNLIPRTNLEISNGQVFNESQIRLRGWGLNASGIKAIDIYVDGTWKKTLVKGDGFGLSRPDVKQAFPEYPDADYSGYDYYMYLPDGNHTLRVWAIGNDNSKVYSEANITVDTSNSKGTQLVNYARKFIGVPYVWGGDTPNGFDCSGLVMYCYAHFGVNLPHYTGDQVKYGTVVTDLQPGDLLFFGSTSDPYHVAIYSGNGYMIEAPKTGENVHETPVRSYSIAKRIF; encoded by the coding sequence ATGAAAAACACAAAAAAAATTATTAGTTTATTATTTTTTTTAGTAGCTTTTGTAATTATCACACCGTCTATAAGTTCTAAGGCTGATAATTTGATTCCTAGAACAAACTTAGAAATTTCTAATGGACAAGTATTCAACGAATCCCAAATAAGATTAAGAGGCTGGGGATTAAATGCTTCTGGTATAAAGGCAATCGATATATATGTTGATGGTACCTGGAAAAAAACTTTAGTTAAAGGTGACGGCTTTGGATTATCAAGACCTGATGTTAAACAAGCATTTCCTGAGTATCCTGATGCCGATTATTCTGGATATGATTATTATATGTACCTACCTGACGGTAATCATACCTTAAGAGTTTGGGCTATAGGAAATGATAATTCTAAAGTTTACTCTGAAGCTAATATTACTGTTGACACCTCTAACTCAAAAGGAACACAGCTAGTAAACTATGCAAGAAAATTTATAGGTGTACCTTATGTATGGGGTGGTGATACTCCTAATGGCTTTGATTGCTCAGGCTTAGTTATGTATTGTTATGCACACTTTGGAGTAAATCTCCCACATTATACAGGAGATCAAGTTAAATATGGAACTGTTGTTACAGATTTGCAACCGGGAGATTTATTATTCTTTGGTTCTACATCTGATCCTTACCATGTAGCTATTTATTCTGGTAATGGTTATATGATAGAAGCTCCAAAAACTGGTGAAAATGTTCATGAAACACCTGTTAGGTCATATTCTATAGCAAAGAGAATATTTTAA
- the ftsX gene encoding permease-like cell division protein FtsX, translating into MIINTLKLFFKDALKNSIRNISITIASITTVLCSIFILEIFFLLLCNIKLGISGAAPNREIQVFLNNNIKVADRQRIHNKIMALDGIVNIDFESKQKISYYLKKHLGNRYKNILLNSLPESYTVRVNSEENIPIIIAKISCLKGISEVDKNASIEKELTAIIRVAQLIGIPLFIIFSVISIFLIKNTILLTIYSRREEISVMKYLGATDWFIRWPFIFQGMIICFSGTMISLIIIFLLYSFIYKNIASYSIEVFLTLIPPSFILTTMSWFFLLTGTIIGALISGFTIKKFLNI; encoded by the coding sequence ATGATAATTAACACCTTGAAATTATTTTTTAAAGATGCATTAAAAAATAGTATTAGAAATATCTCTATTACTATTGCTTCTATAACTACGGTTTTATGCAGCATATTTATTTTAGAAATATTTTTTCTTTTGCTATGTAATATTAAACTAGGAATTTCCGGAGCTGCCCCTAACCGAGAAATACAGGTGTTTCTAAATAACAATATAAAAGTCGCAGATAGGCAAAGAATACATAATAAAATAATGGCATTAGATGGTATCGTTAATATTGATTTTGAGAGCAAACAGAAAATCTCATACTATTTAAAAAAGCACTTAGGTAACAGATACAAAAATATATTATTAAATTCTCTACCCGAATCATATACGGTTAGAGTTAATAGTGAAGAAAACATTCCGATTATAATTGCTAAGATTAGTTGTTTAAAAGGAATATCAGAGGTTGATAAAAATGCTTCTATCGAAAAAGAACTTACGGCTATTATTAGAGTAGCTCAATTGATTGGAATTCCTCTTTTTATTATATTCTCAGTAATATCAATTTTTTTGATTAAAAACACAATATTACTTACTATATATTCAAGACGTGAAGAAATTAGTGTAATGAAGTACCTTGGTGCAACAGATTGGTTTATTAGATGGCCCTTCATTTTTCAAGGAATGATAATTTGTTTTTCAGGCACTATGATATCATTAATAATAATTTTTTTATTGTACAGTTTTATATATAAAAATATCGCTTCTTATTCAATAGAAGTATTCTTAACTTTAATACCCCCATCTTTTATACTTACAACCATGTCATGGTTTTTTTTGCTTACTGGAACAATTATAGGAGCTCTAATAAGTGGCTTTACTATAAAAAAGTTCTTAAATATATAA
- a CDS encoding EFR1 family ferrodoxin (N-terminal region resembles flavodoxins. C-terminal ferrodoxin region binds two 4Fe-4S clusters.) → MKGAAIYFSGTGNTKYVVELLVKEFQEKNIQCEMIDILKEKGVSKEYDFYVLASAIHVEVFPDIFVRWIKENLPSVDNKRCIIVSTQASYIGYGGRQINKLLSNKGYDVMITRSIPMPNNYYLSKFFKETPKDRKKEMKEEAVLEVKNIVDKFLKDEGYIEKQSALLTAVSKAAYKVSLKHFHKWPKKSLKVDYNRCTKCKRCVNECPTNNITFGDEIEFSNKCISCFRCVQKCPANAFLYKNKHFNQM, encoded by the coding sequence ATGAAAGGTGCAGCGATTTATTTTTCTGGTACTGGAAATACAAAATATGTAGTAGAGTTATTAGTTAAAGAATTTCAAGAAAAAAATATACAGTGCGAAATGATTGATATATTAAAGGAAAAGGGAGTATCTAAAGAATATGATTTTTATGTTTTAGCTTCAGCTATTCATGTGGAGGTTTTTCCTGATATATTTGTAAGATGGATTAAGGAAAATCTACCGTCGGTAGATAATAAAAGATGCATTATTGTATCTACTCAGGCTTCATATATTGGATATGGTGGGAGGCAGATTAATAAACTTCTCTCTAATAAAGGGTATGATGTAATGATCACAAGATCAATACCAATGCCAAACAATTATTATCTTTCAAAGTTTTTTAAAGAAACTCCGAAAGATAGAAAAAAGGAAATGAAAGAAGAAGCTGTTCTTGAGGTTAAAAATATAGTGGATAAATTTTTAAAGGATGAAGGATATATTGAAAAACAATCAGCATTATTAACAGCTGTGTCTAAAGCTGCATATAAGGTTTCGCTTAAGCATTTTCATAAATGGCCTAAAAAGAGCCTAAAAGTTGATTATAATAGGTGTACAAAATGTAAAAGGTGTGTAAATGAATGTCCTACTAATAATATAACATTTGGCGATGAAATAGAATTTAGTAATAAGTGCATATCATGTTTTAGATGTGTTCAAAAATGTCCAGCAAATGCATTCTTATATAAAAATAAACATTTCAATCAAATGTAG
- a CDS encoding pyridoxamine 5'-phosphate oxidase family protein translates to MITGNSRYCTVDTFEKKYSEFYYVAFIISKIEKNLQDFISSNLQWLSKKKVILYYPNKENLILKVRNIFIKFDVVLEKNFSKSERDENAALDFFMDIKDIIDNEGKECPNELLKDKIEEFFLKHNTCTLCSCSEGRPIGTPIEYIYENGFMYFITEGGRKYFNILKNDKVLISVYEEYSGFNKLNGYQCFGKAEVIEDYSKEYEYAIAMKKLNLNNIKRLNIMLHVIKVKLERVDVISSEMKKSGYDVKQIYFFDK, encoded by the coding sequence TTGATAACAGGAAACTCAAGATACTGTACTGTAGATACATTTGAAAAAAAATATAGCGAATTTTATTATGTAGCCTTTATTATAAGTAAGATAGAAAAAAATTTGCAGGATTTTATAAGTTCAAATCTACAGTGGCTTAGTAAAAAGAAAGTTATATTATACTATCCTAATAAAGAAAATTTGATTTTGAAAGTTAGAAATATATTTATAAAATTTGATGTTGTGCTTGAGAAAAACTTTAGCAAAAGTGAAAGAGATGAAAATGCAGCTTTGGATTTTTTTATGGATATAAAAGATATTATAGACAATGAAGGTAAGGAATGTCCTAATGAGCTGCTTAAGGATAAAATTGAGGAATTTTTTCTAAAGCACAATACATGTACTTTGTGCAGTTGCAGTGAAGGCAGGCCTATTGGAACACCAATAGAGTATATCTATGAAAATGGATTTATGTACTTTATAACTGAAGGAGGTAGAAAATACTTCAACATTTTGAAAAATGATAAAGTATTAATTTCAGTTTATGAAGAATATAGTGGATTCAACAAACTGAATGGATACCAGTGTTTTGGAAAGGCAGAAGTTATTGAGGATTACTCTAAAGAATATGAATATGCTATAGCTATGAAAAAATTAAATTTAAATAATATAAAGAGATTAAATATAATGCTTCATGTGATTAAGGTGAAACTTGAGAGGGTTGATGTCATATCATCAGAAATGAAGAAAAGTGGGTATGATGTAAAGCAAATATATTTTTTTGATAAATAA
- a CDS encoding XTP/dITP diphosphatase, whose amino-acid sequence MKKIIIASNNQNKIREIKQILKEFDFNIVSLKEENIDIDVEEDGKTFIENAYKKAYEIYKMRKDCMVIADDSGLTVDELEGAPGIYSARFAGIHGDDKKNNEKLLSLLEGVPFEKRNAQFVCSIVLIIDEANSIKVEGEISGFITDKEIGTKGFGYDPLFYVPEFKKTFAELTEDEKNSISHRAIALEKLCSEMKKLNWGE is encoded by the coding sequence GTGAAAAAAATAATAATTGCAAGTAACAACCAAAATAAAATACGTGAGATAAAACAAATATTAAAAGAATTTGATTTTAATATAGTATCACTTAAGGAAGAAAACATAGATATTGACGTAGAGGAAGATGGAAAAACTTTTATAGAAAATGCATATAAAAAAGCATATGAAATATATAAAATGAGAAAAGACTGCATGGTAATAGCAGATGATTCAGGTCTTACAGTTGATGAGCTTGAGGGCGCACCTGGAATATATTCGGCTAGATTTGCAGGAATACATGGAGATGATAAAAAAAATAATGAAAAGCTCCTCTCACTTTTAGAAGGTGTTCCGTTTGAGAAAAGAAATGCTCAGTTTGTATGCTCTATAGTACTGATTATAGATGAGGCAAATTCAATAAAAGTAGAAGGTGAAATAAGTGGGTTTATAACAGATAAAGAAATCGGAACTAAGGGTTTTGGTTATGATCCTTTGTTCTATGTTCCGGAATTTAAAAAGACATTTGCTGAGCTTACAGAGGATGAGAAAAATTCTATAAGTCATAGAGCAATTGCTTTGGAAAAACTATGCAGTGAAATGAAAAAGTTGAATTGGGGTGAATAA